From a region of the Tursiops truncatus isolate mTurTru1 chromosome 13, mTurTru1.mat.Y, whole genome shotgun sequence genome:
- the LOC101336906 gene encoding mitochondrial genome maintenance exonuclease 1-like, protein MKVFQTISRQLISSKGFSVEPAPSVVFSTSSYMCGGKKKVNRYEEEDPKKYSDLVRSVLSFRGHAQTPQPLFEEDALLYGPVRKCKAPKQDMFLQGKWFHEALESILSPQGNLRERDENLLKSGYIQRVQHVLRDVSGVWALENAVRRETLKYVGLLHCVADYQGKLCVTDRKTSEKPKPFIRNTFDNLLQVVVYVSAINHKANYSFQVQCGLIVVAYKDRSPAHPHFMDAELCSQY, encoded by the exons atgAAGGTATTTCAGACCATCAGCAGGCAGCTTATAAGTTCAAAGGGGTTTTCTGTAGAACCAGCCCCCAGTGTGGTCTTCTCCACTTCCTCTTATATGTGTGGCGGGAAGAAAAAAGTGAACCGTTATGAAGAAGAGGACCCAAAAAAGTACTCTGATTTAGTAAGGTCTGTCTTGTCATTCAGAGGCCACGCTCAGACTCCACAGCCTTTGTTCGAGGAAGATGCTTTACTCTATGGACCTGTGAGGAAGTGTAAGGCCCCAAAGCAAG ACATGTTTTTACAAGGGAAATGGTTTCATGAAGCCTTGGAAAGCATACTTTCACCCCAGGGGAACttaagagagagagatgaaaatctCCTCAAATCTGGCTACATCCAAAGGGTCCAGCATGTTCTGAGAGATGTCAgtggagtgtgggctctggaaaATGCTGTTAGACGTGAGACCCTAAAGTATGTAGGTCTGCTGCACTGTGTGGCTGATTATCAGGGAAAGCTGTGTGTGACTGATCGGAAGACATCTGAGAAACCAAAGCCTTTCATCCGAAATACATTTGACAACCTGCTGCAAGTCGTGGTGTATGTCAGTGCCATAAACCATAAGGCCAACTACAGCTTTCAGGTTCAGTGTGGCTTGATCGTGGTGGCCTACAAAGACAGGTCCCCCGCCCACCCACATTTCATGGATGCAGAGCTCTGCTCCCAGTACTAG